One genomic segment of Novisyntrophococcus fermenticellae includes these proteins:
- a CDS encoding stage II sporulation protein M, whose amino-acid sequence MKKGFYRQYFYKFTRMPYGSIFLFLFLAGFLGGILFANVAWNIRPSAITGLNLLSAGTWITVDGSVKDYLKYLAGVRMKAPVMLMILGLTSFGMAAVYLGLLWYGFLGGLLCSAALLQLGLRGMLKLFGCLLLPMIFYVPAIALLLNQAFMMSEKSSRKEVENMGEYGRYLMLCILILAIFGLGILVECYVNPLLIEMCRKFF is encoded by the coding sequence ATGAAAAAAGGATTCTACAGGCAATATTTTTATAAGTTTACAAGGATGCCCTACGGCAGCATTTTCTTATTTCTGTTCCTGGCGGGTTTTCTGGGAGGGATTCTCTTTGCGAATGTGGCATGGAACATCCGTCCAAGCGCCATAACAGGATTAAACCTTTTAAGTGCCGGCACCTGGATAACTGTTGATGGAAGTGTAAAAGACTATTTAAAGTATCTTGCAGGTGTACGAATGAAGGCGCCTGTAATGCTGATGATTCTGGGACTTACCTCTTTTGGAATGGCTGCAGTCTATCTGGGGCTGCTCTGGTACGGCTTTCTGGGAGGTCTGCTATGTTCGGCAGCACTGCTTCAATTGGGATTAAGAGGTATGCTGAAACTGTTCGGCTGTCTGCTTCTGCCTATGATTTTTTATGTTCCGGCCATTGCACTCCTTTTAAATCAGGCTTTTATGATGTCTGAAAAAAGTTCCAGAAAAGAGGTTGAGAATATGGGAGAATACGGAAGGTACCTGATGCTCTGCATCCTGATTCTGGCAATTTTCGGGCTGGGAATCCTGGTAGAATGTTATGTAAATCCCCTGTTGATAGAGATGTGCAGAAAATTTTTTTAG
- the xylB gene encoding xylulokinase, whose product MYYIGIDLGTSSAKLLLMEAGGEIKKIVSKEYPLFFPHPGWSEQKPEDWWKAVMEGLKELTEDFDKSLIGGISFGGQMHGLVTLDQEDHVIRPAILWNDGRTQKQTDYLNQVIGKDKLSQYTANIAFAGFTAPKLLWMKEEEPENFARIEKIMLPKDYIAYKLSGVHCTDYSDASGMLLLDVQHKCWSREMIEICHIREEMLPELFESYMSVGNIKREIAEELGFPETVRIVAGAGDNAAAAVGTGTVGDGKCNISLGTSGTIFISSRKFGVDAFNGLHSFDHADGYYHLMGCMLSAASCNKWWMDEIIGTGDYAGEQKQINALGENRVFFLPYLMGERSPHNNPNARGTFIGMTMDTTRADMTQAVLEGVAFAIRDSFEIAKSLGIHMERTKICGGGAKSPLWKKIIANVLGIKVDVIESEEGPGYGGAMLAAVACGEYASVEEAADKLVKVVDTIEPEAELVEKYNKRYKQFAKIYPTLKGVFDEII is encoded by the coding sequence ATGTATTATATAGGTATAGATCTGGGCACGTCGTCTGCAAAGCTGCTTTTGATGGAAGCCGGCGGTGAGATTAAAAAGATCGTATCAAAGGAATATCCGTTGTTTTTCCCTCATCCGGGATGGTCTGAGCAAAAGCCGGAGGATTGGTGGAAGGCAGTTATGGAGGGTTTGAAGGAACTGACTGAAGATTTTGATAAATCCTTGATTGGAGGCATCAGCTTTGGTGGACAGATGCACGGTCTGGTGACGCTGGATCAGGAGGACCACGTAATTCGTCCTGCAATCCTCTGGAATGACGGAAGGACGCAAAAGCAGACCGATTACCTGAATCAGGTGATTGGGAAGGACAAATTATCGCAATATACGGCAAACATCGCTTTTGCCGGATTTACCGCTCCCAAGCTTCTGTGGATGAAGGAAGAAGAACCGGAAAACTTCGCTCGAATTGAAAAAATCATGCTTCCAAAGGACTATATCGCTTACAAGCTTTCCGGGGTGCACTGCACGGATTATTCAGATGCATCCGGAATGCTGCTTCTGGATGTACAACATAAATGCTGGTCCAGAGAAATGATTGAAATCTGCCATATCAGAGAAGAGATGCTGCCTGAACTGTTCGAAAGTTATATGTCAGTGGGAAATATTAAAAGAGAGATTGCGGAGGAACTTGGGTTCCCTGAGACAGTCAGGATTGTGGCAGGAGCAGGTGATAACGCCGCTGCGGCAGTCGGAACAGGAACCGTAGGTGATGGGAAATGTAACATTTCCCTTGGAACAAGTGGAACGATATTTATTTCCAGCAGAAAATTTGGTGTAGATGCGTTCAATGGCCTGCATTCTTTCGACCACGCAGATGGATATTATCACCTGATGGGATGTATGCTCAGTGCGGCGTCCTGCAATAAATGGTGGATGGATGAAATTATAGGGACCGGTGACTATGCGGGCGAGCAAAAACAAATCAATGCGTTGGGAGAAAATCGGGTGTTTTTCCTGCCGTATCTGATGGGAGAGCGTTCCCCACATAACAATCCAAATGCAAGAGGAACATTTATCGGTATGACCATGGATACAACCAGAGCTGATATGACCCAGGCTGTTCTGGAAGGAGTGGCGTTTGCCATCCGTGATTCTTTCGAAATAGCCAAATCACTGGGAATTCACATGGAACGTACGAAAATCTGCGGCGGAGGTGCAAAAAGCCCGTTGTGGAAGAAAATCATTGCCAATGTTCTGGGAATCAAGGTGGATGTTATTGAATCCGAGGAAGGCCCCGGTTATGGTGGTGCCATGCTGGCTGCTGTAGCCTGTGGTGAATATGCTTCTGTGGAAGAGGCCGCAGATAAATTGGTAAAAGTAGTGGATACGATTGAGCCGGAGGCTGAGCTTGTGGAGAAATATAATAAGAGATACAAGCAGTTTGCTAAGATATATCCAACGCTCAAGGGAGTCTTTGATGAAATTATATAA
- a CDS encoding L-fucose/L-arabinose isomerase family protein encodes MTNMPKVKIGIVAVSRDCFPESLSVNRRRALVEAYKAKYDAADIYECPVCIVESEIHMVQALEDVKANGCNALVVYLGNFGPEISETLLAKHFDGPSMFVAAAEETGDNLMQGRGDAYCGMLNASYNLKLRNIKAYIPEYPVGTAEECAAMIHEFVPIARAVVGLKSLKIISFGPRPLNFLACNAPIKQLYNLGVEIEENSELDLFEAFNKHAGDPRIPEVVKDMEAELGKGNKKPEILAKLAQYEITLLDWVEQHKGYREYIAIAGKCWPAFQTQFGFVPCYVNSRLTGRGIPVSCEVDIYGALSEFIGTCVSDDVVTLLDINNTVPADMFKESIEGKFPYTQKDTFMGFHCGNTCSSKLTSCNMKYQLIMARSLPEEVTQGTLEGDIIPGDITFYRLQSTADSKLRAYIAQGEVLPVATKSFGGIGIFAIPEMGRFYRHVLIEGNYPHHGAVAFGNFGKALFEVFKFIGVEVDEIGYNQPAGVRYPTENPFA; translated from the coding sequence ATGACCAATATGCCCAAAGTTAAAATTGGTATTGTAGCAGTAAGCAGGGATTGCTTTCCGGAAAGCTTGTCTGTAAACAGAAGAAGGGCCCTCGTGGAGGCTTATAAAGCGAAATATGATGCGGCGGATATTTACGAATGTCCGGTATGTATCGTTGAGAGCGAGATACATATGGTACAGGCGCTGGAGGATGTGAAGGCGAATGGATGTAATGCACTGGTCGTTTATCTCGGAAACTTCGGACCGGAAATTTCGGAAACATTACTTGCGAAACATTTTGATGGACCGTCTATGTTTGTCGCGGCAGCAGAAGAAACCGGGGATAATCTGATGCAAGGACGCGGCGATGCATACTGTGGTATGTTAAATGCAAGCTACAACCTGAAGCTGCGTAATATTAAGGCATATATTCCGGAGTATCCGGTTGGAACGGCAGAGGAATGTGCTGCGATGATTCATGAGTTCGTACCAATTGCCCGCGCAGTCGTTGGATTGAAAAGCCTGAAAATCATCAGCTTTGGTCCCCGTCCTTTGAATTTCCTGGCATGCAATGCACCGATTAAGCAGCTTTACAATCTGGGTGTGGAGATTGAAGAGAATTCAGAACTGGATTTATTTGAAGCATTTAATAAACATGCAGGCGATCCGAGAATTCCGGAAGTCGTAAAAGATATGGAAGCTGAGCTTGGTAAAGGCAACAAGAAACCAGAGATTCTCGCCAAGCTGGCACAATATGAAATCACACTGCTGGATTGGGTTGAGCAGCATAAGGGGTATAGAGAATATATAGCAATTGCCGGAAAATGCTGGCCGGCATTCCAGACTCAGTTCGGTTTCGTACCCTGCTATGTGAACAGTCGTCTGACCGGCAGGGGAATTCCCGTATCCTGTGAAGTTGATATCTATGGCGCACTAAGTGAATTCATCGGAACCTGCGTATCCGACGATGTGGTAACCTTGCTGGATATTAACAATACGGTTCCAGCGGATATGTTTAAAGAAAGCATTGAGGGCAAGTTCCCGTACACACAGAAAGATACCTTCATGGGATTCCATTGCGGAAATACCTGCTCCAGTAAACTGACTTCCTGTAATATGAAATACCAGCTGATTATGGCAAGGAGCCTTCCGGAAGAGGTAACACAAGGTACGCTGGAGGGGGATATTATTCCAGGAGATATCACGTTCTATCGTCTGCAAAGTACTGCCGACAGCAAACTTCGTGCCTATATTGCACAAGGAGAAGTACTTCCGGTGGCCACAAAATCTTTTGGAGGAATTGGAATTTTTGCAATTCCGGAGATGGGCAGATTTTACCGTCATGTATTAATTGAAGGCAACTACCCACATCATGGTGCTGTTGCATTTGGTAATTTTGGAAAAGCATTGTTTGAAGTATTTAAATTCATCGGTGTTGAGGTGGATGAAATCGGTTATAACCAGCCGGCGGGCGTTCGTTATCCTACCGAAAATCCGTTTGCATAA
- a CDS encoding DUF4867 family protein produces MQIKKVTDPAFRKYGRILSMEVPDLLERLSKTPLPQDVVYVPGDKSLEDSAEARMIQDSIYGGMPVQIGYCNGNNHKLNAVEYHRDSEVNIPVQGCILILGSEQDIEEDYSYDTSRMESFEIPAKTVVEIYGTTLHYAPCNLSEEGFQVAVILPRGTNTDKPTLSGSFPEDRLMTARNKWLIAHEESGLGDAGAFVGLKGDNLTV; encoded by the coding sequence ATGCAGATTAAAAAGGTGACAGATCCGGCATTTCGGAAGTATGGGAGAATTCTTTCGATGGAAGTGCCGGACCTGTTAGAGCGTCTGAGCAAAACACCTTTGCCGCAGGACGTAGTGTATGTACCAGGAGATAAGAGCCTGGAGGATAGTGCGGAAGCACGGATGATACAGGACAGCATTTATGGAGGCATGCCTGTTCAGATTGGTTATTGCAACGGAAATAATCATAAGTTGAATGCAGTGGAGTATCACAGAGACAGTGAAGTAAATATTCCGGTACAGGGATGTATTCTGATTTTAGGCTCAGAACAGGATATTGAGGAAGATTATTCCTATGATACTTCCAGAATGGAATCTTTTGAGATTCCGGCCAAAACTGTAGTCGAAATATATGGCACAACCCTGCATTATGCACCCTGTAACCTGTCGGAAGAAGGATTTCAGGTAGCTGTAATTCTGCCGCGGGGAACGAATACGGATAAACCCACGCTTTCGGGAAGCTTTCCGGAAGACCGTCTGATGACAGCCAGAAATAAGTGGCTGATTGCCCATGAAGAAAGCGGGCTTGGAGATGCGGGAGCTTTTGTAGGATTAAAGGGTGATAATCTGACCGTCTGA
- a CDS encoding ROK family transcriptional regulator, translating into MITGSKELIRDMNTQLVLRSIMADGPVSRASIAQKLGLTKATVSTIVQLLLDRKLVLEIGSDDTKRGRKPILLALNKSCAFSISVDLSADYITLFSANLMGENCVVKQVENHYDQSSIIRFLMHMIEEMRDALPSSVYGLVGICIGIHGVVHKNHPVFVPYSPYQDLDFSGILEKHFRIPVLVENEANLSVLGEWAYSFHAKNMLSISVHDGIGVGIIMNNQLITGQDGYAGEFGHTIISIDGRPCPCGNLGCLEQYGSERALLKELSTAKGYKVSPEHFTHLYQKKDADALRTMDLFIKYMSVAISNLLTTFNPEIIVINSSFTMNFPDKAQDIHTHIHNKMGEYCKLTPSGLQDTAILLGGIYLCSHKFLGL; encoded by the coding sequence ATGATTACAGGCAGCAAAGAATTGATTCGGGATATGAATACACAACTTGTTCTGCGGAGCATTATGGCGGACGGACCTGTATCCCGCGCCTCCATTGCCCAGAAACTCGGCCTTACCAAAGCCACAGTCTCTACAATTGTACAATTATTGCTGGACAGAAAGCTTGTGTTAGAAATTGGAAGCGATGATACAAAACGCGGCCGTAAACCGATACTTCTTGCGTTGAATAAAAGCTGCGCTTTTAGTATCTCCGTTGATCTTTCCGCAGATTATATAACTTTATTTTCAGCCAACCTCATGGGGGAAAACTGTGTGGTAAAACAGGTGGAAAATCACTACGATCAAAGTTCCATTATACGATTCTTGATGCACATGATTGAAGAGATGCGGGATGCCCTCCCCTCCTCTGTCTATGGGCTGGTCGGAATATGCATCGGCATTCATGGCGTCGTACATAAAAATCATCCGGTATTTGTTCCGTATTCACCTTACCAGGATCTGGATTTTTCAGGTATTCTGGAAAAGCACTTCCGGATTCCTGTCCTTGTGGAAAATGAGGCAAACCTCTCAGTGTTGGGGGAATGGGCCTATTCATTTCATGCAAAAAATATGCTGTCCATCAGCGTACATGACGGTATCGGTGTCGGAATCATTATGAATAATCAGCTGATCACCGGGCAAGATGGCTACGCCGGTGAATTCGGACATACCATCATTTCCATAGATGGCCGTCCATGTCCCTGTGGTAATCTGGGATGTCTGGAGCAATATGGCTCTGAACGAGCTCTTCTGAAGGAATTATCTACTGCAAAGGGCTATAAAGTCAGCCCCGAACACTTCACGCATCTCTATCAAAAAAAAGATGCCGATGCTCTGCGGACGATGGACTTATTCATTAAATACATGTCTGTAGCAATCAGCAACCTGCTGACCACCTTTAATCCTGAAATTATCGTGATAAACAGTTCCTTTACTATGAATTTTCCGGATAAGGCGCAAGATATTCATACGCATATTCACAATAAAATGGGAGAATACTGCAAACTTACACCTTCCGGGTTACAAGATACTGCCATACTTCTTGGTGGCATCTACCTTTGCAGCCATAAATTTCTGGGACTTTAG
- a CDS encoding response regulator transcription factor: MRLLLAEDNKELALNLKEILEENYYSVDVVYNGIDAMDWAICTEYDGIILDVVMPGMSGLEVVRLLRKKNSNVPMLFLTGKGETRDRVLGLNAGADDYLSKPFATEELLARIRAMTRRKKEFLSDLLELEGVTLDRKSFELTYQNKTMGLRNKEYQIMELLMRNPKQYISADRLIDRIWGYDTESETNVVWVNISSLRKRLLHLKAPLQIKSIRGIGYRIEPAGNIF; encoded by the coding sequence ATGCGTTTACTACTTGCAGAGGACAATAAAGAACTTGCTCTGAATCTGAAAGAAATTTTGGAAGAAAATTACTATTCTGTTGATGTGGTATACAATGGTATTGATGCTATGGACTGGGCCATCTGTACAGAGTACGATGGAATCATATTGGATGTTGTAATGCCTGGTATGAGTGGCTTAGAGGTTGTTCGTCTTTTGCGAAAGAAAAACAGTAATGTACCTATGTTATTTTTGACGGGAAAGGGGGAGACTCGTGACCGGGTGCTGGGGTTGAATGCCGGAGCGGATGACTATCTTTCAAAGCCATTTGCAACGGAGGAACTATTGGCCCGCATACGGGCGATGACCAGAAGAAAGAAAGAATTCTTAAGTGACCTTTTAGAGCTTGAAGGGGTCACCCTTGATCGGAAAAGCTTTGAACTGACCTATCAAAATAAAACTATGGGACTTAGAAATAAGGAATATCAGATTATGGAATTGCTAATGCGCAATCCAAAACAATATATTTCTGCCGACAGGCTGATAGACCGGATCTGGGGCTATGATACAGAGTCTGAAACGAATGTCGTATGGGTCAATATTTCAAGCTTAAGAAAAAGACTGCTACATCTGAAAGCACCGCTGCAGATAAAAAGCATACGTGGAATCGGCTACAGGATAGAACCGGCCGGAAATATATTCTAA